The Flectobacillus major DSM 103 genome has a window encoding:
- a CDS encoding Fic family protein, protein MSLYIYQRAGWPFFEWDESLLSPLLGKVRYLQGKIAGRMEGVGISVRTETTLKNLTDDILKSTEIEGEVLNPLQVRSSIARRLGIEIAGLVPSDRNVDGVVEMMLDATQKYTDKLTRERLWGWQSSLFPSGWSGMYQVVTGNWRDNTKGPMQVVSGPLGRERIHYQAPSAELIDDEMSLFFRWFNNDTDTLDPVIKAGIAHLWFVTIHPFDDGNGRIARALTDMQLARAEQNTQRYYSMSTQIRLERKSYYDILEKTQKSSLDITQWLEWFLSCLYTALQTSDEMLSTILQKALFWEKHKETLLNERQRLMIIKLQDGIEGKLSSSKWAKMAKCSQDTAGRDIQDLIEKGILQKEDAGGRSTSYYLVV, encoded by the coding sequence ATGAGTCTATATATATATCAACGAGCAGGTTGGCCTTTTTTTGAGTGGGACGAAAGCTTGTTATCGCCCTTATTAGGCAAAGTACGGTATTTGCAGGGAAAAATTGCTGGAAGAATGGAAGGTGTGGGTATATCGGTGAGAACAGAAACAACCCTCAAAAATCTTACCGATGATATTCTGAAATCTACAGAAATCGAGGGCGAAGTATTAAACCCTCTTCAAGTGCGTTCGTCTATTGCCCGTAGATTGGGCATTGAAATAGCAGGCTTAGTACCATCAGATAGAAATGTGGATGGTGTAGTAGAAATGATGCTGGATGCTACACAGAAATATACCGATAAGCTAACCAGAGAACGCCTTTGGGGTTGGCAATCGTCGCTGTTTCCTTCAGGCTGGAGTGGTATGTACCAAGTAGTTACAGGCAACTGGCGAGACAATACCAAAGGGCCTATGCAGGTTGTTTCGGGGCCTTTGGGGCGTGAACGTATTCATTATCAAGCTCCAAGTGCTGAGCTAATAGATGACGAAATGAGCCTTTTTTTCAGATGGTTTAATAACGACACCGATACCCTCGACCCTGTTATAAAGGCAGGTATTGCACATCTTTGGTTTGTGACGATTCACCCTTTCGACGATGGCAATGGCCGAATTGCCCGTGCCTTAACAGACATGCAGTTGGCAAGAGCCGAGCAAAATACCCAACGCTATTATAGTATGTCAACACAGATTCGTTTGGAAAGAAAAAGTTATTATGATATTTTAGAAAAAACGCAAAAATCATCTCTTGATATTACCCAATGGTTAGAATGGTTTTTGAGCTGCCTCTATACAGCTTTACAAACCAGTGATGAAATGTTGAGTACGATTTTGCAAAAAGCTCTATTTTGGGAAAAACACAAAGAAACATTGCTCAACGAACGACAACGATTGATGATTATTAAACTACAGGATGGTATTGAAGGGAAATTATCATCATCTAAATGGGCAAAAATGGCCAAATGTTCACAAGACACTGCAGGTCGAGATATTCAGGATTTAATTGAGAAAGGCATACTTCAAAAAGAAGACGCAGGTGGTAGAAGTACTAGTTACTATCTTGTTGTTTAG
- a CDS encoding LacI family DNA-binding transcriptional regulator — protein MSQCIKCGATETLVKAGFVRGQQRFYCKACEQYFTIQLPHQTIQKKSHQTTIVDIAKALGVAPSTVSRALNNSKEINEATRQEIIRVAQELDYRPNLLAQSLNRGATNTIGVVIPDIQRPFFASVLAGIQHVASNAGYRVMICQSNESHSTETLNVQALISSQVDGLLISHSIETTSFEHIKLHLNRGVPIVHFDRVCYELPTAKVILDNFRGSYLLVEHLILQGCKRIAICAGPKDLLISKERFEGYVAALAAYHIPFDEALVYHIHFQKDESLVALNQWMALPEPPDAIFSVHHGNAIELLVALKERNVRIPEDIALVGFGDDQIAALIEPSLTVFHQFPFKVGEIAANTLINNIIEKDNFTPTTITVQGELIVRKSSQF, from the coding sequence ATGAGTCAATGTATTAAGTGCGGAGCAACCGAAACACTGGTTAAAGCGGGTTTTGTAAGAGGACAACAGCGTTTTTATTGTAAAGCCTGTGAACAATATTTTACGATACAATTACCTCATCAGACCATACAAAAAAAGTCGCACCAAACTACAATCGTAGATATTGCCAAGGCTTTGGGGGTTGCACCATCAACAGTATCAAGAGCCCTGAATAATAGCAAAGAAATTAATGAAGCTACCCGCCAGGAGATTATTCGGGTAGCTCAGGAGCTTGACTATCGCCCCAACCTACTGGCTCAAAGCCTCAATCGTGGAGCTACCAATACAATCGGTGTAGTGATTCCTGATATTCAACGCCCTTTCTTTGCGAGTGTTTTGGCTGGTATTCAGCACGTTGCTAGCAATGCAGGTTATAGAGTAATGATTTGCCAGTCGAACGAATCACATTCTACCGAAACCCTCAATGTACAAGCCCTAATAAGTAGTCAGGTCGATGGTTTGCTCATTAGCCATTCTATCGAAACTACGTCTTTTGAGCATATCAAATTACACCTCAACAGAGGCGTACCTATTGTACATTTTGATAGGGTTTGTTATGAACTTCCAACGGCAAAGGTGATTTTGGATAACTTTCGAGGCTCGTATTTATTGGTCGAGCATCTGATTCTGCAGGGTTGTAAAAGAATTGCCATTTGTGCTGGCCCAAAGGATTTATTGATTAGTAAAGAACGATTCGAGGGGTATGTGGCTGCTTTGGCTGCCTATCATATTCCTTTCGACGAGGCGTTGGTTTATCATATTCATTTCCAAAAAGATGAATCGTTGGTTGCTCTGAATCAATGGATGGCTCTGCCCGAGCCTCCCGATGCCATATTTTCGGTACATCATGGCAATGCCATAGAACTGCTGGTAGCTCTTAAAGAACGCAATGTCAGAATTCCAGAAGATATAGCATTAGTAGGTTTTGGTGATGACCAGATTGCGGCACTTATCGAACCATCGCTGACGGTATTCCATCAGTTTCCGTTCAAAGTGGGTGAAATAGCTGCTAATACCTTGATTAATAATATCATAGAAAAAGATAATTTTACGCCCACCACTATTACAGTACAAGGTGAATTAATAGTTAGAAAATCTTCTCAGTTTTAG
- a CDS encoding glycoside hydrolase family 43 protein: MKKLLYVTYFLLYTSAILAQTAGNPVFKGWYADPEGIIFGKKYWIYPTYSAPYNKQVFFDAFSSTDLVTWTKHERILDTTAIKWAKRAVWAPSIIEKDGKYFLFFGANDIQNDNEYGGIGIAVADNPAGPFKDYLNKPLIDKFHNGAQPIDQFVFKDKDEYYLIYGGWRHCNIAHLKKDFTGFIPFEDGKIFKEITPENYVEGPFMFKKDGKYYFMWSEGGWTGPNYSVAYAIADSPFGPFKRIGKILQQDPKIGTGAGHHSVIHDPKSKDWYIVYHRRPLDQTDGNARVTCIDQMFFDKNGLIKPVVITNEGVKKNTIK; encoded by the coding sequence AAAACTTTTGTACGTTACCTATTTCTTGCTCTATACTTCGGCTATCTTGGCTCAAACGGCTGGTAATCCTGTATTTAAAGGCTGGTATGCCGACCCCGAAGGAATTATTTTTGGAAAAAAATACTGGATTTATCCTACATATTCTGCTCCTTACAATAAGCAAGTTTTCTTCGATGCGTTTTCTTCTACAGATTTAGTAACATGGACTAAGCACGAAAGAATTTTGGATACTACTGCCATAAAATGGGCGAAAAGAGCCGTATGGGCTCCTTCTATTATTGAAAAAGATGGAAAATACTTTTTGTTTTTTGGAGCAAACGATATCCAAAACGATAATGAATACGGTGGTATTGGTATAGCTGTAGCCGATAACCCTGCTGGCCCCTTCAAAGATTATTTGAATAAACCCCTCATTGATAAATTTCATAACGGGGCACAGCCTATCGACCAGTTTGTTTTTAAAGATAAAGATGAATATTACTTGATTTATGGCGGTTGGAGACACTGTAATATAGCTCATTTGAAAAAGGACTTTACGGGTTTTATTCCTTTTGAAGATGGTAAGATATTCAAAGAAATTACGCCAGAAAATTATGTCGAAGGCCCTTTTATGTTTAAAAAAGATGGCAAATATTATTTTATGTGGTCGGAAGGTGGCTGGACAGGCCCCAACTATAGTGTAGCATACGCCATAGCAGACTCGCCTTTTGGCCCATTTAAGCGTATCGGTAAAATACTGCAACAAGACCCAAAAATTGGTACTGGTGCAGGACACCATTCTGTAATTCATGACCCCAAAAGTAAAGATTGGTATATTGTATATCATAGAAGACCCCTCGACCAGACCGACGGAAATGCCCGTGTAACGTGTATTGACCAAATGTTTTTTGATAAAAACGGACTTATCAAACCTGTTGTTATCACAAACGAGGGTGTTAAAAAGAACACAATCAAATAA